The Streptomyces venezuelae genomic interval GCCGCCGAGGCCGGCCTCCTCCAGACCTTCCCCGCCGACTACCCCTGGCAGGGCACCAAGGGCCGGCAGTTCTCCCAGATCGGCAACGCCGTCCCGCCCCGGCTCGCCGGACACCTGCTCGCCCCTCACCTCGGCGTGCCCTTCAACCCCGACGACTTCACCCTGGCCGCCTGATGCAGCACGCCTCCGACCCACACGACGACGAGGTCCTGTACGACCCGCCCGGACCGGCCCCTGTGCACTACGCCGAGCGTGCCCTCCTCGGCGCCCTTCTTCTCGAACCCGCCCTACTCGCCGACCTTGAGCAACTCGAGGCCGATGCGTTCTCCAACGCCTCGCACGGGGCCTTGTTCTCCGCGATGCGCCGCGTGCCGGTCCCCGGACCTGTCCGCCACCAGGCCCGTCCGTTCTGGGTGAATGCGGTCCTGGAGGCGGCGCTGCCGGATGCTCGTGGCCTGACCGTCTCCTACATGCACACACTCATCTCGGTCTGTCCCCATGCCGGGCACGCGCCCGCGTACGCCGCGATCATCCGAGCCGAGCACGCCCGCCGAACCATCCGCCTGCACTCCGAGCACCTCGCGCGGGCCGCGGCCGACACAGCCCTGCCGGACCGGGCAACGGCCGCCCTCGCGCGGGCGGACGCGCTCGCACAGCACCTCGACGAGCTCTCCGGGCGTTTCCCCGCCCACCCCGGTTCCCTGCCCCGCACCACCGTGCCGCCGGCACCGGCTGGTGGCACGGACAAGGAAGACCTGGATGAGGAAAGGATGCTGCTCGCTGGCGCCGCAGTATGGCCGTCGGCCATCAAAGAGATGCGCTGGCTGACCGCCGACGACTTCCTCCTGTCGGCTCACGGCGCGCTCTGGCAGTGCCTGAACGCCCTGTCCCACCGCGGGGATCCGGTCGACCCGGTCACCGTGCTGTGGGAAGCGCAGCACCGCGGGCTCCTCTCCTCGGAGCTCGCGCCGGACGAGGTGGTCACGCTCATGTCCGCGTCGGCGGGCTCCCCAGAGCACTGGGGTACGAGGGTCATCGAGCGGGCCCTGCTCTCCCGCGCCGGAGAGGTCGCCCGTCGAATCGGCGCCTACACCGACGACCCGTCGACCACAGTCCACCAGCTGATCACCGGCAGCCACCGCGCGCTCGCCGACCTGACCGCCCTACGGACCCGCTGGCACCGGGCCACCACCCCACAGGCCACAACGGCACCGAGGGCCGGCGTCGCCGTATCCGCCCGTGCCGGACCGCGGCGTCCGGGCACGACCGCCGCTACCGTCCGCTCCACCTCCACCCGGCGAACCGCCGGCCGGACCCCATGACCGAAGGCCCCGCATGCCCTACCCCCCCGGCCGACGCACACATCCGTCTCGACCTCCACCCCACCCACACTCCCGCCGTCGCCGCCACGGCATCCGGCCCGACGAGCGACGCCGCCCGCTCCCCACTGCACGATCTGGGCTGCCGCACCACCGGCACGAGCATGGTGATCCTGGCCCGGATCGACCGTGAGGAGCCGTACTACGCCAACGCCTCAGCCGGTCAGACCTTCGTCCGGTCCCTCATGGAGGGCCTTACCAACGCACCGTGGTCGAGCGCCGAGGCCCCGTACGGACCGGTTGACGAAGCGGGCTGGACTGAGGACCACACCTTCCGCAGGACCTGGCGGGCCCCGGACCGCAGCCTTGCCTTCGAGCACAATCCGCACGGTGTCGAGGAACGGTGGACCGCCTACGGTGGTGCCGACCCCAACCACCCCGATTGGGCCATCCGCTTCTCCGCCACCACGGCACCCGAAGTACTCGCCCGGCTCACGACGAAGCTCATCAACACCACCGCACTCGGCTGCGATCGACTCCGTGGACGAGCGCCGGCGGCCCCTCTCAGCCCCCTGCCGCCTCCGGCCGGATGTCCGCAGCCAGGAGCTCGCCATCGCTGACCCTGCGGAGACCTTCCTCTGAGGTCAGCACGGCACCGCTCGTTCGAGGGCGACCTCGGTGAACCGAAATCGAAACAGCTCGATCGTCCCCAGCGACCGTGTGCCTGAGAACGGACGATCGACCTTTCGCGTACCGTCGAAGTGCCGGCGCCGACCGCCACCCGCATCGTGACGTGGACGGGGGGCTGCGCGGCCGCGCCATACGCACCGAGGAGCCCCACATTGAACCGTGACACCCCGTCCACCGCAGATGGCGGCGACGCCTTCTGGCAGGAACGCCGGGTGTGCTTCCTCACGACTCACCGCCCCGATGGCACCCCACACCTCGTGCCCGTCGGCGTCACGTACGACCCCGAAGCCCGGATCGCCCGCGTCATCAGCGACGGTGCCAGCAGGAAAGTGCGCAACATCCGCGCCGCCGGCGCCTCGGCCCGAGCTGCCGTGAGCCAAGCCGACGGCCGACGCTGGTGCACCCTGGAGGGCACGGCAGTGATCAAGGACGACCCCGAATCCGTGGCGGAGGCCGAGCGCCGCTACACCGAGCGCTACAAGCCGCCGCGGGTCAACCCGAACCGCGTCGTCATCGAGATCACCGTCACGCGCGCCATGGGCACCGCCAAACCCACTGGTTGGTGACAGCAGTCGTGGTCCGAGGGCACGTAGCTGCAACGGCTGGTCCGCGGCCGGCCCGGTGATTCTCCTCGCGGCTCACTCCCGTCGTCCCCTACCCGTACGTCACACGGCGCCGCCGAGAGAACCAAGCCGCTCGTACCCAGGCGACCCGTTGGCGTTTCACGCCGCCGCGTAGCTCGCGCGGAACAGGTCCTGTGCTCGCTCGAGGTCTCGCTCGGAGCGCAGCTGTATCTCCAAGTCACCCGTGCCGTGGTGACCGAGCCCCTTCACGTCCCGGGTGAAGCCGGGGACGAGGTCGACCGTGATCGGGTCGACCTTGAGGTAGACGAGGAGCTTGGTCTTCTGCGGCGGGCAGACGCACGCAAAGTTCCGCAGGCGCTGATAGGCGCGGTACTGCTTGCGCTGGACTCGGGTGATGCCGTCACCGAGGCCGAGCAGAACCTCGTCGGCCGCGGCCGCCAGCGCATCAAGTTGACCGTTGCGGGGCGACTGCGCAGCAGCACCTCGACGCACGCGTTTCGATGCAGACGTTCGAGCCGAAACGGAGGCCACGGTCTCCAGACCGATGAGGTCCTTCCCGAAGAAGCGGTAACGAACCAGATCGATGCTCCGCCGGTGCTCGCGCACCGCATGCACGTCATAGCGGGTGAAGCCGCCGGCCACGCATACCAGCCTGGGCTCGCTCCAGAGGACCTGCGCGGCGGCCGACGCCCCGAGGCGGTCGCGGACCAAACGCCTGAACTCCTCTTTGTGGTCCACGAGCCAAGCCAGATAGAAGAGCCCTTGGTTGATCACACCGGGGTCAGTCCCGCGCTTGTACTCCACGACCACCGGGGAGCCGTTCTCATCGAGCCCGACCGAATCGATCCGGCCTCCGTGGACCGGCCCGGTGCTGTACTCGCTCGCCAGGAAGCGAACCCCCAGCATCGTCTCCATGTGCGTCTCGACGAGGTGCTGTACATCCGACTCGGCCTCGGCAAGTCGCGGCATGACCTCAGTCATGCCGCTCTGCGTCGCGTAGAACAGTTTCAGGCCCGACACCTCCCCTTCTCGACCAGGAGATCAGTAACGCCCGTGGAAAGCAGAATTGTTTCCGCGAGGGACTCCGATCCTGTGAAGGAGACGTGAGGATGCGCAGACACAAGTCAGGGCCTCTGTGTTGGGCACGCCCGGTGTCGATGCTCCCGCAGAGGAAGGCCGACGCCGTTCACTCGTACTCGCCGACTGCAGTGCGCGGTTCCGCCTCCGCGGCACGGATCACCGCTGCGCTCCGGTCACCAGGCGCCGGATGACGATCCCGTTGGATACGAGCCGCTCGGGCAGATCCGCCAGTGCGGGAATCTGCTCGATGTGATGGACCCCGAGACGTACGGTCTCCTGGTGAACAACCGAGGATGGTCAGCGTCGCGCTGGGAGCACTGGGCGGCGGACACCCTCGTACGCCAGCTCCTGCCCTGAGCCCTCCCGGACGGCGCTCCCGATCCTCGACGCCACCGCGTCTTTACGCAACAGAAGGCGCTTGGCACGGGAGTCAGCGCCCGAACGGCAAGGACCGGGCGTTGCTCTGGAGGCGCGAGGCACGACGAGCGAAACCCCTCCCCCCGCGCGCTCGTCGTACCCCGCGGTGCGCGCCCGGTCCTGCCGTCCCGTAGCCGTGCACGGGATTCATCTCCGACAAGTCCGCACACGGGGAGTTCGTTCGCTGGGGCTCCCGAGGCCCATTCAGCAGGTTGGTGACGGTCCGGCATTCCGGCCAGGCGAGAGTCTGCCTCCGGCAAACGCAGCTGGCAGCGGGCTCCGACGCCTAGGCCCGGTGCGGCTTTGGGTCCTACCCTGCGCTGGCCGGAGGGCGGGCCCGGCTCCTGCACGTCAGGTCCGCCAACGCGACGGACAGGAGCCGGGGGTTCATGGGGCGGGGCCGTCGGCGTAGGTATGCCGGCAGCCCCGCTGATTGCCTCAGGCCGTGGCGGGAACGCTCGCGGCCGTGTGCCGGTCGGTGAGGGCGGCGAGGTAGCGCTCGGCGTCGAGCGCGGCCTGGCAGCCTGATCCGGCTGCAGTGATGGCTTGGCGGTAGGTGTGGTCGACGACGTCACCGGCGGCGAAGACGCCGGTGAGGTTCGTGCGTGTGGAGGGCGAGGCGACCTTGATGTAGCCCTCGTCGTCCAAGTCGACCTGCCCGGTGAACAGCTCGGTGCGCGGGTCGTGTCCGATGGCGATGAACAGGCCAGTGACGTCGAGGTCGCGGGTCTTGCCGGTGAAGGCGTCGCGCAGCACGACCCCGGCGAGCATGCCGTTCTCGGACTTGATCTCGGCGATCTCGCTGTCGAAGGCGAAGGAGATCTTGTCGTCCGCGAAGGCCCGGTTCTGCATGGCCTTGGAGGCGCGCAGGGTCGAGCGGCGGTGGACGACGGTGACCGAGCGGGCGAAGCGGGTGAGGAAGGTGGCTTCCTCCATGGCGGTGTCTCCGCCGCCGACCACGACGATGTCGCGGTCGCGGAAGAAGAAGCCGTCGCAGGTGGCGCACCAGGAGACGCCGCGGCCCGAGAGCTCGTCCTCGTTGGGGAGGCCGAGCTTGCGGTAGCCGGAGCCGGTCGCGATGATCACGGCCTTGGCGCGGTGGACGGTGCCTTCGGAGTCGGTGACTTCCTTGATGTCTCCAGCGAGGTCGACGGAGATGACGTCGTCGTCGACCATCTCCGCGCCGAAGCGCTCGGCCTGGGCCCGCATGTTGTCCATGAGATCGGGGCCGTCGATGCCGGTGGGGAAGCCGGGGAAGTTCTCGACCTCGGTCGTGGTGGTGAGGGACCCGCCGACGAAGATCGAGCTGCCGAAGAGCAGGGGCTTGAGCTGGGCGCGGGCGGTGTAGAGGGCGGCGGTGTATCCGGCGGGGCCGGAGCCTATGACGATGACCTCACGGACCTCGTCGGTGATGGGCTCGGTCACTGAGGTCACGCCTCCTGCTTCGCGTCGATCTCGGCGATGAGGCCCTCGATGAGGCCCTTGATCTCGTCGCGGATGGGGCGGACGGCCTCGACGCCCTGGCCGGCCGGGTCCTCCAGGGCCCAGTCGAGGTACTTCTTGCCGGGGAAGATCGGGCAGGCGTCGCCGCAGCCCATGGTGATGACGTAGTCCGACGCCTGGACGGCCTCGGTGGTCAGGACCTTCGGCTTCTGGTCGGAGATGTCGACGCCGACCTCGGCCATGGCCTCAACCGCGGCCGGGTTGACCTGGTCGCCCGGGATCGAGCCGGCGGAGCGGACCTCGATGCGGTCGCCGGCGAGGTGGTTGAGGAACCCGGCGGCCATCTGGGAGCGGCCGGCGTTGTGGACGCAGACGAAGAGCACGGAGGCGAGCGGAGCGGTCATCGGTTCTTCCTTAGGCAGGGATGGAGCGTGGTGCGGGGGACGGAAAGCTTCAGGTGCCGGCCAGGGTGTCCAGCAGGGTGGTGATCCGGGTGTCGATGGCGTCGCGGATGGAGCGCACGACCGCGATCGGGGCACCGTCGGGGTCCGGGACGGGCCAGTCCAGGTAGCGGTGGCCGGGCACCACGGGGCAGGCGTCGCCGCAGCCCATGGTGATCACGATGTCGGCGGCCTGGACGACCTCGTCGGTCAGCGGCTTGGGGTAGAC includes:
- the trxB gene encoding thioredoxin-disulfide reductase, which produces MTDEVREVIVIGSGPAGYTAALYTARAQLKPLLFGSSIFVGGSLTTTTEVENFPGFPTGIDGPDLMDNMRAQAERFGAEMVDDDVISVDLAGDIKEVTDSEGTVHRAKAVIIATGSGYRKLGLPNEDELSGRGVSWCATCDGFFFRDRDIVVVGGGDTAMEEATFLTRFARSVTVVHRRSTLRASKAMQNRAFADDKISFAFDSEIAEIKSENGMLAGVVLRDAFTGKTRDLDVTGLFIAIGHDPRTELFTGQVDLDDEGYIKVASPSTRTNLTGVFAAGDVVDHTYRQAITAAGSGCQAALDAERYLAALTDRHTAASVPATA
- a CDS encoding TIGR03618 family F420-dependent PPOX class oxidoreductase translates to MNRDTPSTADGGDAFWQERRVCFLTTHRPDGTPHLVPVGVTYDPEARIARVISDGASRKVRNIRAAGASARAAVSQADGRRWCTLEGTAVIKDDPESVAEAERRYTERYKPPRVNPNRVVIEITVTRAMGTAKPTGW
- a CDS encoding DUF5655 domain-containing protein, with product MSGLKLFYATQSGMTEVMPRLAEAESDVQHLVETHMETMLGVRFLASEYSTGPVHGGRIDSVGLDENGSPVVVEYKRGTDPGVINQGLFYLAWLVDHKEEFRRLVRDRLGASAAAQVLWSEPRLVCVAGGFTRYDVHAVREHRRSIDLVRYRFFGKDLIGLETVASVSARTSASKRVRRGAAAQSPRNGQLDALAAAADEVLLGLGDGITRVQRKQYRAYQRLRNFACVCPPQKTKLLVYLKVDPITVDLVPGFTRDVKGLGHHGTGDLEIQLRSERDLERAQDLFRASYAAA
- a CDS encoding DUF317 domain-containing protein, with the protein product MTEGPACPTPPADAHIRLDLHPTHTPAVAATASGPTSDAARSPLHDLGCRTTGTSMVILARIDREEPYYANASAGQTFVRSLMEGLTNAPWSSAEAPYGPVDEAGWTEDHTFRRTWRAPDRSLAFEHNPHGVEERWTAYGGADPNHPDWAIRFSATTAPEVLARLTTKLINTTALGCDRLRGRAPAAPLSPLPPPAGCPQPGARHR
- a CDS encoding DnaB-like helicase N-terminal domain-containing protein; its protein translation is MQHASDPHDDEVLYDPPGPAPVHYAERALLGALLLEPALLADLEQLEADAFSNASHGALFSAMRRVPVPGPVRHQARPFWVNAVLEAALPDARGLTVSYMHTLISVCPHAGHAPAYAAIIRAEHARRTIRLHSEHLARAAADTALPDRATAALARADALAQHLDELSGRFPAHPGSLPRTTVPPAPAGGTDKEDLDEERMLLAGAAVWPSAIKEMRWLTADDFLLSAHGALWQCLNALSHRGDPVDPVTVLWEAQHRGLLSSELAPDEVVTLMSASAGSPEHWGTRVIERALLSRAGEVARRIGAYTDDPSTTVHQLITGSHRALADLTALRTRWHRATTPQATTAPRAGVAVSARAGPRRPGTTAATVRSTSTRRTAGRTP
- a CDS encoding arsenate reductase ArsC codes for the protein MTAPLASVLFVCVHNAGRSQMAAGFLNHLAGDRIEVRSAGSIPGDQVNPAAVEAMAEVGVDISDQKPKVLTTEAVQASDYVITMGCGDACPIFPGKKYLDWALEDPAGQGVEAVRPIRDEIKGLIEGLIAEIDAKQEA